The following proteins come from a genomic window of Megalops cyprinoides isolate fMegCyp1 chromosome 6, fMegCyp1.pri, whole genome shotgun sequence:
- the cplane2 gene encoding ciliogenesis and planar polarity effector 2 — MMTEPPPPGSVILTDWQRSADSKEFLSRIINKKQRRRFGLLEAPVLPPNLSVDTVRYKVFISGKSGVGKTALAARLAGLDIPSMHYETTGIETTVVFWPVKLRENGRVLFLRLQLWDCGENALRRFDHLLPSCKEQVDAILFLFSFTDRASFEDLSNQIARSCEPSDNIVKLVVGTKFDLFMHADVTERDVKQFQEVWGLPVFRVGGDVFGGLGEVAPLLNSLAERLWHQDCMAVTGGQPGSSGGAEAGGQAGS, encoded by the exons ATGATGACGGAGCCACCGCCGCCCGGGTCAGTCATACTGACGGACTGGCAGCGGTCAGCGGACAGCAAGGAGTTCTTGAGCCGCATTATAAACAAGAAGCAACGCAGGCGTTTTG GTCTACTTGAAGCCCCCGTCCTGCCACCCAACCTGAGTGTGGACACTGTCCGGTACAAGGTCTTCATCTCAGGGAAGAGTGGTGTGGGAAAGACTGCTCTCGCTGCCCGCCTTGCTGGCCTGGacattcccagcatgcactatGAGACCACAG GGATTGAGACCACAGTGGTGTTCTGGCCCGTGAAGCTGAGGGAGAACGGTCGGGTGCTGTTCCTCCGCCTGCAGCTGTGGGACTGCGGAGAGAACGCCCTGCGCAGATTCGACCACCTGCTCCCG TCCTGTAAAGAGCAGGTGGACGCCAttctcttcctgttctccttCACAGATCGCGCCTCCTTTGAGGACCTGTCCAATCAAATTGCTCGAAGCTGTGAACCATCAGACAACATCGTAAAGCTGGTGGTGGGCACCAA ATTCGACCTCTTCATGCACGCGGACGTGACGGAGCGGGACGTGAAACAGTTCCAGGAGGTGTGGGGTCTGCCCGTGTTCCGCGTCGGGGGCGACGTGTTCGGCGGGCTCGGGGAGGTGGCGCCCCTCCTCAACTCCCTGGCGGAGCGGCTGTGGCACCAGGACTGCATGGCGGTCACGGGAGGGCAGCCCGGCTCATCCGGGGGTGCCGAGGCTGGGGGTCAGGCCGGGTCCTAA